In Terriglobia bacterium, the following are encoded in one genomic region:
- the hpnI gene encoding bacteriohopanetetrol glucosamine biosynthesis glycosyltransferase HpnI has protein sequence MVILATALAVLLTGSLVYCVLILVATRRFLSTTLPSPGNNPPISVLKPLCGHDDGLEENLRSFMVQDYPEYEVLFGVHRQDDPAVAVAENIIAEFSGRISARLIITGESPIPNAKAFSLNRMVREANYDVLVMSDSDVRVTPSLLSHLAQELQDNHIGLISCPYRAVPGKSLWSRLEAIGMNTELLGGVLVARMIEGMRFALGCTVAVRRRVLDDMGGFGYLQEFLAEDFVIGQRAAQLGHGVLFSSYVIEHRIGSQSMMANLGHRMRWARSTRRSRPLGYWGQIFTYPLPLALLLCAAYPPAWPVLFLTMILRGSAAWATARNIVHDPVTQKQWWLLPVQDVIGFFVWISGFVGDKIVWRNRKCTVLRDGRLHVNP, from the coding sequence ATGGTAATCCTTGCAACGGCATTGGCGGTTCTGCTTACCGGCTCACTCGTTTACTGCGTCCTAATTCTTGTTGCCACGCGGCGGTTTTTGTCGACTACTCTGCCTTCCCCCGGAAACAACCCGCCTATCAGTGTTCTTAAGCCCCTCTGCGGTCATGACGATGGCTTGGAAGAAAATCTGCGCAGCTTCATGGTGCAGGATTATCCCGAATACGAAGTTTTGTTTGGCGTCCATCGCCAGGACGACCCGGCCGTGGCCGTGGCGGAAAACATCATCGCCGAATTTAGCGGACGAATCAGCGCGCGGCTCATCATTACGGGAGAGTCTCCCATCCCCAATGCCAAGGCATTCAGTTTGAATCGCATGGTTCGTGAAGCGAATTACGACGTACTGGTAATGAGTGACAGTGATGTCCGCGTGACACCCAGCCTGCTCTCTCATCTAGCCCAGGAGCTTCAGGACAATCACATCGGACTGATCAGCTGCCCTTACCGCGCGGTTCCGGGAAAGAGTTTGTGGTCGCGTTTGGAAGCGATTGGAATGAATACGGAACTTCTGGGTGGAGTGTTGGTCGCGCGCATGATTGAGGGTATGCGTTTCGCGCTGGGCTGCACCGTAGCTGTCCGCCGCCGCGTGCTTGACGATATGGGTGGTTTTGGCTATCTGCAGGAGTTTCTGGCAGAAGATTTTGTGATTGGCCAGCGCGCTGCCCAACTGGGGCATGGTGTTTTATTCTCGTCATACGTGATTGAACACCGCATTGGAAGCCAGAGCATGATGGCTAACCTGGGACACCGTATGCGCTGGGCACGCAGCACGCGCCGCTCGCGTCCGCTGGGCTATTGGGGACAGATATTCACTTATCCGCTGCCTCTGGCGCTTTTGCTGTGCGCTGCCTACCCGCCCGCCTGGCCAGTGTTGTTTCTAACTATGATTCTGCGCGGGTCCGCGGCTTGGGCCACTGCCCGCAACATTGTTCACGATCCGGTCACGCAAAAACAATGGTGGTTGCTGCCGGTGCAAGATGTCATCGGTTTCTTTGTATGGATCAGCGGCTTTGTGGGTGACAAGATTGTCTGGCGTAACAGAAAATGCACTGTCTTACGCGATGGCCGTCTGCACGTGAATCCCTAG
- a CDS encoding glycosyltransferase family 39 protein: MDDVDAVHGQMARNMVQSGDWVIAHLDGVPYMEKAPLPYWLIAICYLVMGVHDWVARIPTALAAVLLCFATARYGAWAFSRRAGFYAGLALATSIGLFLFTRILIPDVMLTLAITVCFMAFQRAMNEDGIELHSRRWTALIGVALGVGVLLKGLLALVVPVGGVLVYLAITRQLFRRETWRRLHPLTTILILLLIAAPWHVLATLRMPPYFNFSMHSGPGEYHGFFWFYFFNEHLLRFLNLRYPRDYNTVPRLAFWLLNLLWLFPWSAYLPAAVRLNYRPLDRAGRTRLLALCWAGFLMLFFTFSTTQEYYSMPIYPALALLLGCAMDSEVKLITAGSRTIALISTAAAAVIGAILFAVRHVPVTGDISSALQQHPESYTLSLGHMGDLTLQSFAYLRAPLILAGMAFLVGAAGGWLRGRRAFIALAAMMVLFLHASRMALVVFDPYLSSRPIAEALLHSPSGQLIVDGAYYPFSSVMFYSNKSALLLNGRVNNLEYGSYAPGSPPVFIDDAAFKRLWSGTIRYYLVTDSSGLAHLSALAGPAQFHQIAESGGKFLFTNGLSGETADGSHMENKPALW, from the coding sequence ATTGCCATTTGTTATCTCGTAATGGGCGTTCATGATTGGGTGGCGCGTATTCCCACCGCTCTGGCTGCGGTCCTTCTCTGCTTTGCCACGGCACGCTACGGAGCGTGGGCCTTCAGTCGCCGCGCCGGTTTCTATGCCGGACTGGCTTTGGCAACGTCGATCGGTCTCTTCCTTTTTACTCGTATTCTGATTCCCGATGTAATGCTCACGCTTGCGATCACCGTTTGTTTCATGGCATTCCAGCGCGCCATGAATGAAGACGGAATAGAACTCCATTCGCGCCGATGGACTGCTTTGATCGGCGTTGCACTGGGCGTGGGTGTTCTGTTGAAAGGGTTGCTCGCGCTGGTTGTTCCTGTAGGGGGAGTATTGGTCTACCTGGCGATTACGCGCCAGCTTTTTCGGCGCGAGACCTGGCGTCGCCTGCACCCGCTCACCACAATCCTGATTTTGCTGCTCATCGCCGCGCCGTGGCATGTCCTGGCCACATTGCGCATGCCGCCTTATTTCAACTTCAGCATGCACAGCGGTCCCGGCGAATATCACGGCTTCTTCTGGTTCTATTTTTTCAATGAACATCTATTACGGTTCTTAAACCTGCGCTATCCGCGCGACTACAACACCGTGCCCCGGCTGGCATTCTGGCTGCTGAATCTGCTCTGGCTCTTTCCCTGGAGCGCCTATTTGCCCGCGGCGGTCAGACTGAACTACAGGCCGCTAGATCGCGCCGGCCGCACGCGCCTGCTCGCGCTCTGCTGGGCCGGATTTCTGATGCTGTTTTTCACCTTCTCCACCACGCAGGAATACTATTCCATGCCGATCTATCCCGCGCTTGCGCTCCTGCTCGGTTGTGCAATGGATAGCGAAGTAAAACTCATCACGGCAGGCAGCAGGACAATAGCGTTGATTTCAACCGCGGCTGCGGCGGTGATTGGGGCAATCTTATTCGCCGTTCGCCATGTTCCCGTCACAGGCGACATCTCCAGCGCCCTGCAGCAGCATCCTGAGTCTTACACGCTTTCGCTTGGACACATGGGCGACCTGACGCTCCAGTCATTCGCTTATCTGCGGGCTCCACTCATACTCGCGGGCATGGCGTTTCTAGTCGGTGCTGCAGGCGGCTGGCTCCGTGGACGCCGCGCATTCATAGCGCTGGCCGCGATGATGGTTTTGTTCTTACACGCGAGCCGGATGGCGCTTGTAGTCTTCGATCCTTATCTCTCTTCCCGACCAATAGCCGAGGCGCTGCTCCATTCCCCCTCAGGACAATTGATTGTGGATGGCGCATATTATCCTTTTTCTTCAGTTATGTTTTATTCGAATAAGAGCGCTTTGCTGCTGAATGGGCGTGTCAATAACCTTGAATATGGCTCTTACGCGCCGGGTTCCCCCCCTGTTTTTATCGATGACGCTGCCTTTAAGAGGCTCTGGTCAGGTACAATTCGCTATTATCTGGTCACTGACAGCAGCGGGCTCGCTCATCTGAGCGCCCTGGCCGGCCCCGCGCAGTTCCACCAGATTGCTGAAAGTGGCGGCAAATTTCTTTTTACCAATGGCCTTTCCGGCGAAACTGCGGATGGCTCCCACATGGAGAACAAACCCGCGTTATGGTAA
- a CDS encoding TIGR04053 family radical SAM/SPASM domain-containing protein gives MNTSFDLNRCPLIVIWETTQACDLACCHCRACAQSKRHPLELTTMEAEKLIRDVADLKPPIFILTGGDPLKRSDIFYLVRRAVAHGLKPAMTPSATPLLTREAIADLKRAHLSRMAVSLDGASPELHDAFRGVSGSFARTLEAIHWANEFGLPIQVNTSISKRNIGDLENMANLLKQFKLVLWSAFFLVPTGRAQMADMLSADEVEQTFATLYRFSKELPFKVKTTEAQHYRRYIIQQRLKSKGQNPFAAGENGWEKTVPGLLPINDGKGFVFVSHTGEVCPSGFLPVSAGNVRVDSLTEIYRNSPVLTALRDTSNLQGKCGVCEFKEICGGSRARAYAVTGNMFAEDPCCNYVPQALHR, from the coding sequence ATGAATACAAGTTTTGATCTGAACCGGTGCCCTTTAATTGTGATCTGGGAAACCACGCAGGCCTGCGATCTTGCTTGTTGTCACTGCCGTGCCTGTGCGCAGTCAAAACGTCACCCTCTGGAATTGACAACCATGGAAGCGGAGAAGCTGATTCGCGATGTCGCAGACCTGAAGCCTCCAATCTTCATTCTGACCGGCGGCGATCCTTTGAAACGCTCTGACATCTTTTATCTGGTCCGCAGGGCCGTCGCCCATGGTCTGAAGCCGGCAATGACGCCCAGCGCCACACCGCTGCTGACGCGCGAAGCCATTGCCGACTTGAAGCGCGCCCATCTCTCCAGAATGGCAGTGAGTCTTGACGGCGCAAGTCCGGAATTGCACGACGCCTTTCGCGGCGTTTCCGGCTCATTTGCGCGGACACTGGAAGCAATCCACTGGGCCAATGAGTTCGGTCTTCCCATCCAGGTGAACACCAGTATTTCCAAACGGAACATAGGTGACCTGGAGAACATGGCGAACCTGCTGAAACAGTTCAAGCTGGTGCTCTGGAGCGCCTTCTTTCTGGTTCCGACCGGGCGCGCTCAGATGGCCGACATGCTTTCTGCCGACGAAGTAGAGCAGACATTCGCAACGCTGTATCGTTTCTCTAAGGAATTGCCTTTTAAGGTAAAGACAACTGAAGCGCAGCATTATCGCCGTTACATTATCCAGCAACGGCTCAAAAGCAAGGGACAAAATCCATTTGCAGCCGGAGAGAATGGATGGGAGAAGACCGTACCGGGACTCTTGCCGATCAATGATGGCAAGGGATTTGTCTTTGTCTCACATACCGGTGAAGTGTGTCCCAGCGGCTTCTTGCCAGTCTCTGCGGGCAACGTGCGCGTGGACAGCCTGACGGAAATCTATCGCAATTCTCCGGTGCTGACTGCATTGCGCGACACCTCCAATTTGCAGGGCAAGTGCGGCGTCTGCGAATTCAAGGAAATCTGCGGCGGTTCGCGCGCCCGTGCTTATGCGGTGACCGGAAATATGTTTGCTGAAGATCCCTGCTGCAACTACGTTCCTCAAGCACTGCATCGCTGA